One segment of Purpureocillium takamizusanense chromosome 7, complete sequence DNA contains the following:
- a CDS encoding uncharacterized protein (EggNog:ENOG503PDTD~TransMembrane:1 (i12-34o)): MLLAKGLSALHVRFSSVMIFGLLVVLCVQSTRYWQQQGQTRRAFLVDVKYNNVVGEISAEEEYLERLVDLYGLTNLTKWQAWRVQPSSSAEGEDGPVTDVHLNFDSARSQKIINLQEPWSADLHASKKLALPVRNGEGKEFADSSEFLFGVSTSYERISAGDWAMVRAWQRWLTMGKKTSNGAGLVLMMDQVPDKKLREVDDKLQAAGVDAYVMTTDVPMSMARRYYELVRILKTYSATLAASGQRKRWYGVVEDSVFFPSLPYLRSRLASYDFNAQLVIGLPSERADWHEEAGGDGSTITTSGGGALMLTREAVARIPRLPCLARDASDDPVRPKRWDEILQKCLKKAAAMDMHIIPSLYSPRDEPTEVYPTSHETGARPLVLHDYQSRYRIDVGMAHLVTNVCGDACFMQRYLFHDNWVLVNGVSISEHPDGLQNPHKDRHPKSDDDLEGQGQQEEEEQQKQEKRRPRVTGQLVIDDKDDVQRVPLTWTGRRNVWALLDSAVSSDGDVWQAYLKKGARGATPAAEGAEEMDSVIVLIWENNARP; encoded by the coding sequence ATGCTTCTCGCCAAGGGCCTGTCTGCTCTTCACGTGCGCTTCAGCAGTGTCATGATTTTTGGCCTGCTGGTGGTCTTGTGTGTCCAGTCGACGCGCtactggcagcagcagggccaaACTCGGAGGGCCTttctcgtcgacgtcaagTACAACAACGTGGTCGGGGAGATCTCAGCCGAGGAGGAGTACCTCGAGAGGCTGGTGGATCTATACGGCCTCACGAACCTGACGAAATGGCAGGCATGGAGGGTGCAACCTTCGAGCTCcgcagagggcgaggacggcccCGTCACAGACGTTCACCTCAACTTTGACTCGGCGCGCTCGCAAAAGATTATTAATCTGCAGGAGCCCTGGAGCGCCGACCTGCACGCCTCCAAGAAGCTGGCCCTGCCTGTCCGCAATGGCGAAGGGAAAGAGTTTGCAGACTCGTCCGAGTTCTTGTTCGGCGTGTCGACGAGCTATGAACGCATATCGGCCGGCGATTGGGCCATGGTGCGGGCGTGGCAGCGATGGCTGACCATGGGCAAGAAGACAAgcaacggcgccgggctggtATTGATGATGGACCAAGTGCCGGAcaagaagctgcgcgaggTGGACGACAAGCTGCAGGCTGCGGGCGTGGACGCCTACGTCATGACGACGGACGTGCCGATGAGCATGGCTAGACGATACTACGAGCTTGTTCGCATCCTCAAGACTTACAGCGCTACACTggcggccagcggccagcgCAAACGATGGtacggcgtcgtcgaggactCGGTCTTCTTTCCCAGCCTGCCTTACCTACGCTCGCGACTGGCGAGTTACGACTTCAACGCCCAGCTGGTCATTGGGTTgcccagcgagcgagcggacTGGCATGAGGAAGCGGGCGGTGACGGCAGCACCATTACGACgtcgggaggcggcgccctgaTGCTCACACGAGAGGCGGTGGCCAGGATCCCGCGACTGCCGTGCTTGGCGAGGGACGCGAGCGACGACCCTGTGCGGCCGAAGCGCTGGGACGAGATCCTGCAAAAGTGCTTGAAGAaggccgcggccatggacaTGCACATCATCCCGTCATTGTACTCCCCACGGGACGAGCCCACCGAGGTCTACCCTACCAGCCACGAGACGGGAGCGCGACCGCTCGTACTGCACGACTATCAAAGCCGGTACAGGATCGACGTGGGCATGGCGCACCTCGTCACAAACGTGTGCGGCGACGCGTGCTTCATGCAGCGATACTTGTTTCACGACAACTGGGTGCTCGTCAACGGAGTGTCCATCAGCGAGCACCCAGACGGCCTCCAGAACCCCCACAAGGACCGCCACCCGAAATCAGACGACGACCTTGAGGGACAGgggcagcaggaggaggaggagcagcagaagcaggagaagcgccggccgagggtcacgggccagctcgtcatcgacgacaaggacgacgtgCAGCGCGTGCCGCTCACGTGGACTGGGAGGCGGAATGTCTGGGCACTGctcgactcggccgtctcctcggACGGGGACGTCTGGCAGGCGTACCTGAAGaagggggcgaggggcgcgacgccggcggcggagggcgccgaggagatgGATAGCGTGATTGTGTTGATCTGGGAGAACAACGCACGTCCATGA
- a CDS encoding uncharacterized protein (TransMembrane:2 (i17-41o53-72i)~EggNog:ENOG503P2UC) has protein sequence MPPGLYRDIVQERNKYFLLYHAASISQAALMVLQLLIGASVTSLGAMRANTGIAITVLGAVNTVIAGLIALLHNGGLPDRFRYDMIQFEELEDHIKELLDSAIAPANMTTDQVLAECFDRFREAKATVAANLPVNYNSRSSQSGGGQASSLPPPPPPPPPPASPPAAPAPPALTKARICGEEGHEVQKPVDNDKEATK, from the coding sequence ATGCCCCCGGGCCTCTACCGGGATATCGTCCAAGAGCGCAACAAGTACTTCTTACTATACCACGCCGCGAGCATTTCCCAGGCAGCCCTGATGGTGCTCCAGCTGCTGATTGGTGCCTCCGTGACATCGCTCGGAGCAATGCGTGCGAACActggcatcgccatcacTGTGCTGGGTGCAGTCAACACGGTCATTGCCGGTCTCATTGCCCTGCTGCACAATGGAGGCTTACCCGACCGCTTCCGCTACGACATGATACAGTTTGAGGAACTTGAGGACCACATCAAGGAGCTTCTCGACTCAGCTATTGCCCCTGCGAACATGACGACGGACCAAGTTCTAGCCGAGTGCTTCGATCGCTTCCGAGAAGCCAAGGCCACCGTTGCGGCCAACTTGCCAGTCAACTACAATTCGCGATCATCTCAGTCGGGTGGTGGCCAAGCCTCGTCTctgccaccgcctcctcctcctccaccaccacctgcgtCGCCTCCAGCGGCACCCGCTCCCCCAGCTTTGACAAAGGCTCGTATCTGCGGAGAGGAGGGCCATGAGGTTCAAAAGCCAGTTGACAACGACAAGGAAGCGACGAAATGA
- a CDS encoding uncharacterized protein (COG:E~EggNog:ENOG503P8UR) has protein sequence MASQPSSSPMPTIAAAAVDATTTTTTAPPLQASHLDTRLASPSLPILLRTISLRDAAAMSALVSAPENAGADPNARPLTPDRCAANIARQRIDASVPSVLDPAATGGGGGRGRVLSGPSRVNMAVILLPSRREEDAPPLAGEEGEDENEEEQSETMIGLGGFGAIKDWVRDGTPLRAGDVGVMLAPAHRRRGYAAEAMRLAIDWAFTPVAAGGPQLDLVTVTTLAGNEPMVRLAEDRLGLRGRGVLRPAAGEHGESTVGELYYELTAEAWKRLRSEGVRGGAHV, from the coding sequence ATGGCATCGCAaccatcatcatccccaATGCCTACGAtagccgctgccgccgtcgatgcgacgacgacgacgacgacggcacctcCCCTGCAGGCCTCACACCTCGAcacgcgcctcgcctcgccctcgctcccCATCCTCCTACGCACCATCAgcctccgcgacgccgccgccatgtccgccCTCGTCTCCGCGCCCGAaaacgccggcgccgaccccAACGCCCGGCCCCTCACCCCGGACCGCTGCGCCGCTAACATTGCCCGCCAGCGCATCGACGCCTCCGTGCCCTCTGTCTTGGACCCTGCCGCCAccgggggaggaggtggaAGGGGACGCGTCCTCAGCGGGCCCTCGCGCGTCAACATGGCCGTCATCCTACTGCCCTCGCGccgggaggaggatgcgccgccgctggcgggcgaggagggtgagGATGAGAATGAAGAGGAGCAGAGCGAGACCATgatcggcctcggcggcttcggcgccatcaaggacTGGGTACGCGACGGCACGcccctccgcgccggcgacgtaGGCGTCATGCTCGCCCCCGCGCACCGCCGCAGGGgctacgccgccgaggcgatgCGCCTGGCCATCGACTGGGCCTtcacgcccgtcgccgccggcgggccgcagctcgacctcgtcaccgtcacgaCGCTCGCCGGCAACGAGCCCATGgtgcgcctcgccgaggacaggCTCGGCCTCCGGGGCAGGGGCGTGctgcggcccgccgccggcgagcacggcgagtCTACCGTTGGCGAGCTGTACTACGAGCTGACGGCGGAGGCGTGGAAGCGGCTACGATCCGAGGGCGTGAGAGGAGGCGCGCATGTCTAG
- the SPO7 gene encoding Nem1-Spo7 phosphatase regulatory subunit (EggNog:ENOG503P0TE~COG:S~TransMembrane:4 (o47-64i76-94o114-135i167-184o)), which produces MADDLDSIVKGAPVAAPDITPVTGPTPIQPMAGKQGDPLNSAPSSPSMVYLNLLILEASLRAQFLELRARRRHHTFFLALLTAWVAFFGYKLYFAPREDGRGVGGSIYWAVEGAQRVCFMGGIITAILVWATGIWDRGIRWPRRWFAISNRGLRGFNCKLVIIRRPWWAEALSTIGFFLTYGLFSHTASSSYRHVDPSLLRETEKELQLSADSHPTLVLPHEDEERGGHEEDLAPGGDYVKLLLLAKPFSPTFRENWELYRTEYWERENERRAILRRKVKEHDRKTAKQTHGWLWWLPWQQAQPVARPHKSHISRASVSEKGRRRRNSSNARRPSISSSRGQTPSFEGVEELQMSRRPSSGSDKRRKKPGSVSKAKRSGTESRSVTPEIPSPLTRESTPAGGDGAGETGRVLRSAGAKARDKDKDKDKEKSGSA; this is translated from the coding sequence atggccgacgaccTTGACTCCATCGTCAAGggcgcgcccgtcgccgcccccgatATCACGCCCGTAACCGGTCCGACGCCCATTCAGCCCATGGCGGGCAAGCAGGGCGACCCCCTCAacagcgcgccgagctctCCCTCCATGGTCTATCTCAACCTTCTCATCCTCGAGGCCTCACTACGGGCCCAATTCCtggagctgcgcgcccgccgccgccaccacaccTTCTTCCTTGCCCTGCTCACCGCCTGGGTCGCCTTCTTCGGATACAAGCTATACTTTGcgccgcgcgaggacggccgcggcgtgggTGGCTCCATCTACTGGGCCGTTGAGGGCGCTCAGAGGGTGTGCTTCAtgggcggcatcatcacTGCCATACTCGTCTGGGCCACGGGCATCTGGGACCGCGGGATCCGGTGGCCTCGCCGCTGGTTCGCCATCTCCAACCGTGGCCTGCGCGGTTTCAACTGCaagctcgtcatcatccGACGCCCCTGGTGGGCCGAGGCTCTTTCTACCATTGGCTTCTTCCTCACGTACGGACTCTTCTCGCacacggcctcgtcctcgtatCGACACGTGGATCCCTCACTCCTGCGCGAGACGGAAAAGGAGCTGCAGCTCTCCGCCGACAGCCACCCGACCTTGGTCCTGCCGcatgaggacgaggagcgcggcggccacgaagAGGACCTGGCCCCGGGCGGCGACTACGTCAAGCTTCTCCTGCTGGCTAAGCCCTTCTCGCCCACCTTTCGGGAGAACTGGGAGCTGTACCGGACCGAGTACTGGGAGAGGGAAAACGAGCGTCGGGCCATACTTCGTAGAAAGGTCAAGGAGCACGACCGAAAGACGGCCAAGCAGACGCACGGCTGGCTCTGGTGGCTCCCCTGGCAACAGGCCCAGCCCGTGGCGCGCCCGCACAAGTCTCACATCAGCCGCGCCTCGGTGAGTGAAAagggtcgccgtcgtcgcaacagcagcaacgcgcGCCGACCGTCCATCAGCTCATCGCGGGGCCAGACCCCGTCgttcgagggcgtcgaggagctgcagatGAGCCGGCGACCGAGCTCCGGCTCGGACAAGCGCCGAAAGAAGCCCGGGTCCGTATCCAAGGCCAAGAGGTCGGGCACCGAGTCTCGCTCCGTGACGCCTGAGATTCCGTCACCGCTCACGCGCGAGAGCACGCCGGccgggggcgacggcgcgggtGAGACGGGGAGGGTGCTGCGAAGCGCGGGGGCCAAGGCGAgggacaaggacaaggacaaggacaaggaaaagagcggcagcgcctaG
- a CDS encoding uncharacterized protein (EggNog:ENOG503P2UC), which yields MSKLSGDIPILPPIPLASETPKPQQGQGSGHHKPDTQPPSQPQSPTGDYQPHGGHRRVPRHRFLTPAEWNIIASGIGGVRDSESHKPVRPG from the coding sequence ATGTCGAAACTCTCAGGCGACATCCCCATTCTCCCACCAATTCCTCTGGCGAGCGAGACGCCCAAGCCGCAACAGGGACAGGGATCTGGCCACCATAAGCCTGATACACAGCCGCCGTCACAGCCACAGAGCCCTACGGGAGACTACCAGCCCCACGGCGGTCACCGCAGGGTGCCTCGCCATCGCTTTCTTACTCCGGCCGAGTGGAACATCATCGCCAGCGGCATTGGCGGCGTGCGAGACTCGGAGAGCCATAAACCTGTCCGTCCAGGCTGA